The Acanthochromis polyacanthus isolate Apoly-LR-REF ecotype Palm Island chromosome 17, KAUST_Apoly_ChrSc, whole genome shotgun sequence genome has a window encoding:
- the acer3 gene encoding alkaline ceramidase 3, with protein MAPSIDRHGYWGRPTSTLDWCEENYVVSFYIAEFWNTVSNLIMILPPIYGAIQTFRDGLESRYIFSFLGLAAVGVGSWCFHMTLLYEMQLLDELPMIYSTCVFVYCLYECFKQENSISLFPIALLLIFSISVTVVYLQWKEPVFHQVMYGALVACLVMRSIFIVTWVYPWLRPLCYTSLGIFLLGFLLWNIDNIFCDSLRASRQTLPPGVGVVTQFHAWWHIFTGLGSYLHILLSLQIRSTYLKYRPKVKFLCGVWPTLHIEPQKTS; from the exons aTGGCTCCCTCGATAGACAGGCACGGATACTGGGGGCGGCCGACCTCAACGCTCGACTGGTGTGAAGAAAACTATGTCGTGTCCTTTTACATCGCCGAATTTT gGAACACCGTCAGTAATCTGATTAtgattctgcctcccatttatGGAGCCATCCAGACATTTCGTGACGGCCTTGAATCTCGCTACATCTTTTCTTTCCTTGGACTGGCAG CTGTTGGTGTTGGTTCCTGGTGCTTCCACATGACACTGCTATATGAGATGCAG TTACTGGACGAGTTACCGATGATTTACAGTACTTGCGTCTTTGTCTACTGTCT atatGAATGCTTCAAGCAAGAGAACAGCATCAGCTTATTTCCCATTGCATTATTATTAATCTTCAGCATTTCGGTCACTGTG GTATACTTACAGTGGAAAGAGCCGGTGTTTCACCAG GTCATGTATGGTGCTCTAGTAGCTTGCCTAGTGATGCGCTCTATCTTCATTGTTACATG GGTGTACCCATGGCTCAGGCCACTGTGTTACACCTCCTTAGGTATCTTTTTGTTAGGATTCCTGCTGTGGAACATTGACAATATCTTCTGTGACTCATTGAG AGCCAGTAGACAAACGCTGCCCCCTGGTGTTGGAGTTGTAACACAGTTCCATGCCTGGTGGCACATCTTCACAGGTCTGGGATCCTACCTGCACATTCTTCTCAG CTTGCAGATCAGGTCAACCTACCTCAAGTACAGACCAAAAGTAAAG tttctgtGTGGAGTCTGGCCCACATTGCACATTGAACCACAGAAGACGAGTTGA